In Brachypodium distachyon strain Bd21 chromosome 2, Brachypodium_distachyon_v3.0, whole genome shotgun sequence, one genomic interval encodes:
- the LOC100829791 gene encoding receptor-like protein EIX2, producing MAVELLFVRGVAAVTLFLLICQLAPSASGAPGTCITAERDALLSFKASLLDPAGRLSSWQGEDCCLWSGVRCNNRSGHVVKLNLRNPHIFDDLWEQSALSLSTGEMSSSLVTLRHLRYMDLSGNEFNGTSIPVFVGSLANLRYLNLSWAGFSGRLPPQLGNLSYLEYLDLSWNYYFDGLNWTSLYLYIVDLTWLPRLSSLSHLDMGQVNLSAARDWVHMVNMLPALKVLRLDDCSLDTTASATSQSNLTHLQVLDLSNNDFSTTLKRNWFWDLTSLKELYLFACSWYGTIPYELGNMTSLQVINFAHNDLVGLLPNNLEHLCNLEELLFGLNNINASIGEFMDRLPRCSWSTLQVLDMTYANMTGELPIWIGNMSSFSILLLPDNMITGIIPQGIGTLGNIKTLDLSYNNFIGPVPTGLGSLHKLASLDLSYNKFNGVLLKEHFSGLLSLDYLDLSHNSLKLDIEPNWVAPFRLKVAGFRSCQLGPRFPEWLRWQTDVDILVLGNASLDDSIPDWFWVTFSRASFLHASGNMLRGSLPANLQHMSADHIYLGSNNLTGQVPLLPINLSRLNLSSNSFSGSLPSELKAPRLEELLLANNKITGTIPSSMCQLTGLKRLDLSGNNLSGDVMQCWNESENKTTVFDANFAAEFGSIMLSLALNNNQLTGEFPRFLQSASQLMFLDLSHNRFSGSLPMWLAEKMPRLQILRVRSNMFSGHIPKSVTHLVSLHYLDIARNNISGTIPWSLSNLKAMKVRPENTEDYVFEESIPVLTKDQARDYTFGIYKLLVNLDLSGNSLTGEIPVNINLLIGLNNLNLSSNQLTGTIPNQIGDLKQLESLDLSYNEFSGEIPSGLSALTSLSHLNLSYNNLSGEIPSGPQLQALDNQIYIYIGNPDLCGHPLSKNCSTNDSKQNVYEDTTDPIASLYLGMSIGFVIGLWTVFCTMLMKRTWMSSYFRIIDKLYDKVYVQVAIIWARLLKKSNDGAE from the coding sequence ATGGCTGTGGAGCTTCTGTTCGTCCGGGGAGTTGCAGCAGTGACCCTTTTCCTGTTGATTTGCCAATTAGCACCTTCCGCTTCAGGTGCTCCTGGAACCTGCATCACCGCTGAGCGGGATGCGCTCCTGTCCTTCAAAGCAAGCCTCCTGGACCCTGCTGGCCGTCTCTCGTCATGGCAGGGCGAAGATTGTTGCCTTTGGAGTGGTGTCAGGTGCAACAACAGATCAGGCCATGTCGTCAAGCTCAACCTCCGCAACCCCCACATCTTCGACGACCTCTGGGAACAATCAGCATTGAGCTTGTCGACAGGTGAGATGAGCTCCTCTTTGGTTACTTTAAGGCACCTGAGGTACATGGATCTTAGCGGGAATGAATTCAACGGTACAAGCATACCTGTGTTCGTGGGATCTCTGGCAAACCTAAGGTACCTCAACCTCTCGTGGGCAGGTTTCAGTGGGAGATTACCTCCGCAACTCGGTAATCTCTCATATTTGGAATATCTTGATCTTAGTTGGAATTATTATTTCGACGGTTTGAATTGGACAAGCCTGTACCTGTACATAGTGGATCTTACATGGTTGCCACGTCTCTCCTCGTTGAGTCATCTTGACATGGGCCAGGTGAATCTCAGTGCTGCGCGGGATTGGGTTCACATGGTTAACATGCTTCCTGCTCTCAAAGTGCTTCGCTTGGATGACTGTAGCCTTGATACCACCGCATCTGCTACTTCACAGTCGAACCTCACACATCTCCAAGTCCTCGATCTATCAAATAACGACTTCAGTACTACTCTGAAGCGCAATTGGTTTTGGGATCTCACAAGCCTAAAGGAGCTTTACCTCTTTGCTTGCAGCTGGTATGGAACTATTCCTTATGAATTGGGAAACATGACGTCCCTTCAAGTCATAAATTTTGCTCACAATGATCTTGTGGGTTTGCTACCGAACAACTTAGAACATTTGTGCAATTTGGAAGAACTGCTATTCGGGTTAAACAACATTAATGCGAGCATCGGGGAGTTCATGGATCGATTGCCAAGGTGCTCATGGAGTACATTGCAAGTGTTGGATATGACGTATGCAAATATGACTGGAGAACTACCAATCTGGATTGGGAACATGAGCAGTTTCAGTATTCTTTTACTCCCTGACAACATGATAACTGGCATTATACCACAAGGAATCGGAACGCTAGGCAATATAAAAACGTTGGACCTTAGCTACAATAACTTCATTGGTCCTGTACCAACGGGATTAGGATCACTTCATAAGTTGGCAAGTTTGGATCTCAGCTACAATAAATTCAATGGTGTACTCCTGAAGGAACATTTTTCAGGCTTATTGAGTTTGGACTACCTGGATTTGTCTCACAACTCCTTGAAATTGGATATTGAACCAAATTGGGTTGCTCCATTTAGATTGAAAGTCGCAGGTTTCCGATCATGCCAATTGGGGCCCCGTTTTCCGGAATGGCTTAGATGGCAGACTGACGTTGATATTCTTGTTCTCGGAAATGCAAGTCTGGATGATAGTATTCCCGATTGGTTCTGGGTGACATTTTCCCGCGCTTCATTCTTGCATGCATCAGGAAACATGTTGCGTGGTTCATTACCTGCAAATCTACAACACATGTCAGCTGACCATATATATCTGGGGTCCAATAACCTTACAGGTCAAGTTCCATTGCTTCCTATAAATTTATCACGCTTGAATCTATCTTCAAACTCTTTCTCGGGGTCACTGCCATCAGAGCTAAAAGCTCCACGACTTGAAGAGTTGTTGCTTGCTAATAATAAAATTACAGGCACCATCCCCTCATCTATGTGCCAGTTGACTGGTCTGAAACGATTGGACCTATCAGGAAATAATTTATCAGGAGATGTTATGCAATGCTGGAACGAgtcagaaaacaaaactacaGTGTTCGATGCAAATTTTGCAGCTGAATTCGGTTCTATCATGCTCAGTCTGGCCTTGAACAACAATCAGCTAACAGGCGAATTCCCTAGATTTCTTCAAAGTGCCTCACAACTGATGTTCCTCGATTTGTCACACAATAGGTTCTCTGGAAGCTTGCCAATGTGGTTAGCAGAAAAAATGCCACGCTTACAGATCTTGAGGGTGAGATCAAATATGTTCAGTGGTCATATTCCTAAGAGTGTCACTCACCTTGTGAGTCTTCATTATCTGGACATAGCACGTAACAACATATCAGGAACCATACCATGGTCGCTATCAAACTTGAAAGCAATGAAGGTCAGACCTGAGAATACGGAGGATTATGTTTTTGAGGAGAGCATACCAGTACTCACAAAAGACCAAGCACGTGACTATACCTTTGGAATCTACAAGCTACTGGTAAATCTTGATTTGTCAGGTAACAGTTTAACAGGAGAGATTCCGGTGAACATAAATTTGCTCATTGGGCTTAACAATTTGAACCTATCAAGTAATCAGTTGACTGGAACAATACCAAATCAGATTGGCGATTTAAAACAGTTGGAGTCCCTGGACCTATCCTACAACGAGTTTTCTGGTGAAATCCCATCAGGTTTGTCGGCTCTAACATCTCTGAGCCACTTGAACTTGTCCTATAACAATTTATCAGGGGAAATACCATCCGGACCACAGCTACAAGCTCTCGATAACCAGATTTATATCTACATCGGCAACCCCGATCTTTGCGGGCACCCTCTCTCGAAGAACTGCTCGACTAACGATTCAAAGCAAAATGTCTATGAAGATACTACAGATCCTATTGCATCACTCTACCTTGGGATGAGCATAGGATTTGTGATTGGTCTTTGGACGGTATTTTGCACCATGCTAATGAAGAGAACCTGGATGAGTTCTTATTTTCG